One Candidatus Babeliales bacterium genomic window, AATTGATCATATTGTTTTGGTATTGTACCATTTTGGATGGCAATAAAATCTTGCCAAGAAACACCAAACTCTCGTGCTTGTGCAATTGGTACGAATTGTTTTTGTTCAATTGGTTGAAACAGATGATATGTTGAAAAATATAAAAATTGAGAAATATATGGCCCAACTAAATCACCGCTCGAAATACCACGAAATAATAAATCTGCGGTTACCGTGCCATTAGAAGAAGGTCCTTTATAAGCATTGCCAAGTGCTGTTAAAATAGTAGCAGCATTATTAGTAATTGAACCACCATTAAATAAATCAATATCAGTATTTTGACCTGTACCATAATCTTCAAACCGTACATCACGACTAATTGCTTGTAAGTAAACTTCAATCATATCGGCTGCTGCTTGGTTACTGCTTAACAATGGTGCTGAAGGCATTGGAATAACGCTATTTGGTAAGCCTTCTATTGATAAAGAAATGGAGGCTTGAGGATTAACAAATTTTATTGTAGCATTTGATGCTCTATTTATTGCATTAAAATCAGCTTGTTTACCCGTTGAAAGAGCAGTTAAAAGCTTTTGATAATTTTGTGCTCCTTCGGTGGTGAGTACACTAGTGGCTGAATCATGTGCTAAACATTTCGTAAATGATCCGGCATAATTTGGTATCGTATCATCACCATTATGTTCAGTGGTTATGTTGTAAGGGGATTGATTAATAACTGAAACCAATGATGCGGCATAGCGTGCTTGAAAGTTGACGCTGATTGGCCGATCAATAGGATTAAACATGTAATTAGCACCATTAATGGTTAAATTACATGTTGCTAATATCATTAAATATAATTGTTTCTTCATTCATTACTCCTCTCTAAAAATATATTTTTTTAAAATGAGATACCGAATTTACCCCATAAAAGCCAACGATTTAATGCCGTATTATTTTTGCTTGGAAATTCATAAGAGCCACCTATTGAAGTTATTACTGGATAGCAACTTTCATCCCAATGATAACCAATCATTCCATAAACAGTATGAGAAAGTATGCATGGATGAGCAGCTGATGAAAGATCAAGATCTGTTTCTTGAATAATAGCCCGATCATAACTATTGAGAATGCCTGTCGTGTTAAGATTTCCGTTTAAAACTAAATTAGCAAAACTTGCTTCATTCAATAATAAATTATTGGTAATATCCCGTACTGGATTAGTAAGTCCACTACCGACATGATCTTTAATTGCTGCTTCTGTTTCGAATCTTCGTTTTAAGTTAAGGCATTCTGCTTGTTTTGCATAAAAATTATATCCTGCTTCAACATTAAAACCATTTTCGCCACAATATTGTGTGAGCATTAATGCAGTATTAAGGGCGATGTTAAAACCAGGTTTTACTACCACATCTTGAGTAAGGATATTTATTCCTGGCGTATTTAAAAATATAGCCGATAAACTCAGGCCTCCTACTTGCAAATTGGATGCTTGTTGAGATTGTGCAGGATTGGCATAAAGTTCAATATAGCGACTCCATGGTTTATTTTTTAAATCTAACGATCGTTTTTGTGTTTTACTCAATAAGTACTGCATGGTAATATCAAGACCATAAGAAAATTCTAAACTATGATCACAGTTATGCCATAAAAAGAGTTCGGTAGCACTTCCCCATAAAAATCCAAAATGATTGCCATTACCTGCAATTGGTTCAAAAACAAACTCTGCTTTTGGTGTATTGCCTGTAGGAATAATAATTCCTACGTATGGTTTTAGTTCATAGCAATGTTCCTCCAAAAACGTTGCGCCTCCATATAATTGAATGAAGGCTAAGCGTGTTTTATAATGCGTGTTATCATCAATTTTACCAAACTGCCAGCCGCTTTGTGATAATGCTTGCATCATAGTAGTTTGAAGATTATTTAAATTAGTTTGTTCTCCTGTAATAGGAGGAACATCATATAATCCGCCCGTTGGTTGTGTTTCTTGCAAACCCATTGTATTTCTTACATGCAAAATTGGTGCTGATAAATTGAGCCAATATTCACGATCACAAATACAAAATAAATGTTCATAAGAGAGCCCTAAACCGATAATCGATTGTTTTGGATTTACTTGAATAGTGCTCTGATATGCTTCCGTAAGATTATCAATACTTAATAACATTGCATTTACCATAGGGCTAAAACGAACACTTGGGATATTAAAGTTTTGCGGGAACAAGGCATTATCACTCTCTGATAAGTTACCATTCACCGCTGCTTGTGATGATCCAAAAGGCATGAAAAATTTACCAATTTTATGAGGCTTTATTGATTCGCCACCAAATAAAGTAGCTTGAATAGAAAAATGATGCGGAGATTTTCGTGTTTGTCGATGTTGATATTTTGAATGAGCTATAAATTCTGGAGAACCTACTTGATATGGTGCTCGGACCCAAAAATAACTATGACTTGTTACATCACAATTATCATTGGATATAATAAGAAAAAAAAAGGGAAATAAGAATAAGTACAAAAATTTTTTTTTCATAAAAGCTCCTTTATTAGTTAATTTGTTCGAAATCTTATACAATTATAGAGAGTTGTAAAGATTTTCCATGTCATTATATCAGAAATATTGTTATGCGGTTATTTATAAGTATTGATTTGCCACAAAAAGAGCTTAATTATTTAAAAAATATTCAAAATCAATTATGCATAGGTAAGTTTTTTGAAGGTCGACTTACTAAAAAAGAACAGTTACATATTACTATTAAATTTATTGATCAGATAGAAGAAAAAAATATTTCGGCAATACAAAATCTGTTAGAATTAATTTCATTTGAGCCATTTAAAATTTGTTTAGGAAATTTAGAAGTAATTGTTAAGGATAAACAGGTACGTCTCATTTGGATTACTGTTTTAAGTAAGCAATTAGCATTACTTGTTCAACAAATTGAGAATATATTGGAGCCATTTGTTGCAATAGAATCGCGATCTTATACTGGTCATATTACATTGGCTCGCGTAACAGCAGTTAAGGATAGGCAGCAATTAATAACACATCTTAATGCTATTGATATAGATTCTAATATATGCTTTATAACAAATGAATTTAACTTAAAGCAATCAGTATTATTTCAAGAGGGTTCTGAATATCATATAATCGAGACTTTTCCATTAATGGTAAAAAAAGAAGAGTAGATATAGATTTTTCCAAAATAATTTACTACTTCCAGGCATTGGTGGTTTTTCTATGGCGTTTTTTAATAGTTCAAGAATGACAGATGTTTTTTTTGAAGATTCGCTAGATACCTTTTGCTTTAGCCAATATGAATAAAGTTTATCTAAAAGTTCTAAACTATCTCGATCCGTTAAATTTGCTTGCTCAAGCATTGCGGTAAAAGCTATTGGATCTGAAGATTTCGATATAAAATAAGAAAGAAATTCATTGTAATCAGTATTTTCAGATAAATTATATACATGGTTAATACAGCGTGATTGTACGGTAGGTAAAATATATTCAGTACGTTCTGCAAGCAATATAAAATGATAGCCTTGCGGCGGTTCTTCTAATATTTTTAATAAATTATTCGCACTTGATTGATTGAGAAAATCAGCTTTTTCAAGAACAATAAAAAAATGTTCATTGGGATCCAATGCAAATGAAGTTACTTTAAATAAAGGTTCTAATTGCTCACGAGTATATTGTTTTTCAGGGCAGAGCCATAACAAAGAGTGATGTTGCTTTTGTTGAATGGCTAAGCAGATGCTACAAGTCTTACAAGATGATGGGCAAAAAAATTGCTGCAATGTGTTAATAACAAGATGAGTAAGTGCTTCTTTTTTGCCAATCCATAAATAAGCCGGATGTTGTATCAATTGAGTTTTAGAATATATTATTGGAGTAGATTTTTTTTGATAATCCATGAGTGTATATAATCAATCGCTTGTTGTGTTAATATTGCAGTTGGTTTATTGCCATCTAATGTTATAACATTGTTTCTATTTTTAAATTCGGTTTCATAGCCAGCGATGAGTTTTTTAAAAAACATTTCAGATTTTTTATCAAATTCACTCATTGCGCCACGTTGCTCCCTTCTTTTTTGTGCAATAAGTCCTTCAATTTCTACATAAAAAACAATATCAGGCTCGATGCCATCCATAGCCCAGTGATTTATTTGTTTTATCATATTGATATCAAGGTCTTGGGCATATCCTTGATAAACAACTGAAGAATCAGCAAGTCGATCAGATATAATAATTTTATTACGCGCTAATTCTGGAATAATTACTTCTGTAAAATGCTGTGCTCGATCTGCTGCAAATAACAAATATTCAGCTTTTGGAACTATTGGCAAGTTTTGATGTTGTAACATTTCTCTAATTTTTTTACCGATTTCAGAACCGCCTGGTTCTTTAGTTAATAAAACAGAAAAACTTTCAGTGGCTAATGCCTTAAAAATACTATTAGCAAGTACCGTTTTTCCTGATCCATCTATTCCTTCGAGGGCAATAATAATGCCGCGCTCTAAAACTGGCATTTTGAATTCCTTTTTTATTACGATGAACTTTGATTAATTCAAAAAAATAGCTATGGTAAGTATACCAAAAGAATATTAAACAAAACAGGAGTTTGTTCCATGTTTGCTTCGTGGCAAAGTTTTTTCGGTTTTTCAAAATCATTAGAAGATGATGCATTTAAAAAAAAATATCAAGATATTTTAATTGATGGCAAAATAATGTATGCGGGTTGTTTATTAC contains:
- the tmk gene encoding dTMP kinase, whose protein sequence is MPVLERGIIIALEGIDGSGKTVLANSIFKALATESFSVLLTKEPGGSEIGKKIREMLQHQNLPIVPKAEYLLFAADRAQHFTEVIIPELARNKIIISDRLADSSVVYQGYAQDLDINMIKQINHWAMDGIEPDIVFYVEIEGLIAQKRREQRGAMSEFDKKSEMFFKKLIAGYETEFKNRNNVITLDGNKPTAILTQQAIDYIHSWIIKKNLLQ
- the thpR gene encoding RNA 2',3'-cyclic phosphodiesterase, translated to MRLFISIDLPQKELNYLKNIQNQLCIGKFFEGRLTKKEQLHITIKFIDQIEEKNISAIQNLLELISFEPFKICLGNLEVIVKDKQVRLIWITVLSKQLALLVQQIENILEPFVAIESRSYTGHITLARVTAVKDRQQLITHLNAIDIDSNICFITNEFNLKQSVLFQEGSEYHIIETFPLMVKKEE